A genomic window from Tachyglossus aculeatus isolate mTacAcu1 chromosome 9, mTacAcu1.pri, whole genome shotgun sequence includes:
- the TDRD6 gene encoding tudor domain-containing protein 6 produces the protein MCSSAGLPLAGSTLTLRVSSVEVHPEVVPVLLWGLVGERREDYMVLGQAGQGPAVGSWAPKLAGCAPGQPGSMCLVRFSGRWHRGRVVGRQALQCRVFLLDEGRTITADLACLAPALLQAEVLGCVLAGLVPATTAGGGEPDHWSRNATSFLARLQGKEVEGRVLDVLLPQRLVLLDVPALARQMHNLGLVRPVSDQVFRALLKRYLMNWPQGPLALGPSEPLGPSGPPDPLATIEFLHPGLRAGLMERMVVTQVSHPHHVYCQLHSFTGEVARLADSMAVAYGGPAQVARAEPPAKPGSPCATCGPDGRWHRAVLLDASSPQRPAQVLHVDSGRKELVSSGSLRALLPEYFRLPVVTYPCALYGLWDQGQGWDRSQVSRLRTLLLGQTVSVKVEFYSTLEHVYYITLYRDEGINFNRVFGVQACCLVDRMPLGLGAENKARGGEEEEGEEEEEEEEEEDPELQRTPLASSSYDELPRLSLKVIQLKAKAFYDARVEFVKDPSEFWVRLKRHNEPFGQLARNMCSFYSSVGKMDGVLARPQPDRVCCVKWKDGNYFRAVISRPAADKSVEVHLVDRGDMGVVGSDDVKELLPQFWQLPIMALKCSLAGACPLGGKWSPEAVSYFQKIVLHKEVVIHVLGKEGGQYAIEIFDTARIGEENVGRRLAQAGYARSQELEEVEVATPSVHSARQAGSQQGAGAWWGGAEPKPEEGDRRQLPVEPPSERGSTTNPVSVPTTRGKAKCPPTASTARQDYWGTDSCYPILGQLEVGSTVEVKVTFVENPGKFWCQLTRNIQELAGLMSKIQDYCKTSAIPHQGTGPACLARRAENGKWCRALIFGEALHPEQVEIMFIDYGNREVVSVKNLYAIREDFLKLKAQAFRCSLYNLIQPTGLDPLVWDETATVAFRDFVGSAWERSLELKCTVFAVASLNRKELFNIVDLVTPFQSICHFLTEKGHTQPVQSQNSLAPGVWLESYYYSTHDIKIGGEEAVCVTHIDNPSAFYCQLARSATVLERLSRRINQVAQVWQNLRTTMLSPGTLCLAKYNDQNWYRAIVTEKEMSKEVFFVDFGNTYEVTHDDLLPLPGDAYDLLLLPMQAIKCCLSDAYDHIPKEVALWFEKAILDQPLKAMVVAKDPEGRLVIELYNESVQINAKLNEKLSLLGYKSSPKLVESDVLLSTVAAREEKSENRKSPVGLLSKSVESTGGPSEILKESSRPKISLAFQEVKQPQSSTKATLSTKGPDYIDDQGFEAAIFDNKVQGSPIQSPIKPIPKIGASIPEDHDDNEESPLKLCDLPQKNIVSGLKTNIYVSHVNNLSDFYVQLTEDELELGVVSDKLNGPATRPDSIIRPPYQEGDLICAVFSEDDLWYRAVITEKPSGDLIPIQFIDYGNTSVVKASNISSLVGPVAAVPKMSIHCSLGRIPLSEMTNCPESVAYFSQRTNEAQVKCEFVKQVEGTWEVILHDEQGVIAEELMVRFKLHEGPTVKETPAPALSDDDGLQSSLLSWCRPDIKTLRAYATVIDGPEYFWCQFAETPNLKRLEREVQKAGARAVEGADRMVVIQQGDACIVKCREDGKFYRALVARVRRDLVTVRLVDNGNVENFGREVIWHIPDELLSIPMQAFPCCLAGLSTLEGVCSTEAKNYFFEIVTRDVLDVTVVEFKSDACNVPLAVVGLKCNGESIGEKMKKFSKFDTANRYTVKASFSSTWPERKKDRRLEAPHMHRPEVGTGERRRVSRGGLLCPELSWSDRYLNNATNSLETFKDNTGVVQKDVAQACCIEKTKVDERSPRISGFEPLSPQGSKLKEVFELDSLEIPLSLDDESKEFVELESLELQLSLTGDEPKEELELKPPRVQVSQSYEVKFLPLKPYSVPLSLGCKAEDREAKPQPMRFPVDDDVQSFASEMSPKDQMMHVEDLKEPSGAKSSGCETHRISVRKRNRGSEMQNECPFYEVFGDYRNIVVEFQTSQLSDEESSMGEDERILSTKHVAGENVYSLDGFTVGSKCVVWSSLNKTWSECQILEITEDGTRVLNLLNGIEDFVSPENVWNGIPKSDTNPCDVVFQTSEENASSNPLEDTTAEASGLPLVLPERSSANDSALSMKAEMGPSNSDNTPEFVRSSLQELNQEGSGEL, from the exons ATGTGTTCGTCGGCCGGGCTGCCGCTGGCCGGCAGCACCCTGACACTGAGGGTGTCGTCGGTGGAGGTCCACCCGGAGGTGGTGCCGGTGCTGCTCTGGGGGCTGGTCGGGGAACGGCGTGAAGACTACATGGTCCTGGGCCAGGCTGGCCAGGGCCCGGCGGTCGGCAGTTGGGCCCCCAAGCTGGCGGGTTGCGCCCCGGGGCAGCCCGGCAGCATGTGCCTTGTGCGCTTCTCCGGCCGCTGGCACCGGGGCCGCGTGGTCGGTCGCCAGGCCCTCCAGTGCCGCGTCTTCCTGCTGGATGAGGGCCGGACCATCACAGCCGACCTGGCCTGCCTGGCCCCGGCCCTCCTGCAGGCCGAGGTGCTGGGCTGCGTGCTGGCCGGGCTGGTGCCGGCCACTACGGCCGGCGGCGGGGAGCCCGACCACTGGTCCCGCAATGCCACCAGCTTCCTGGCCCGGCTGCAGGGCAAGGAGGTCGAGGGCCGGGTGCTGGACGTGCTCCTCCCGCAGCGGCTGGTCCTGCTCGACGTGCCCGCCTTGGCCCGCCAGATGCACAACCTGGGCCTGGTCCGGCCCGTGTCAGACCAGGTCTTCCGGGCCCTCCTGAAGCGCTACCTGATGAACTGGCCCCAGGGCCCCCTGGCCCTGGGGCCGTCCGAGCCGCTCGGGCCGTCCGGGCCCCCTGACCCACTGGCCACCATCGAGTTCTTGCACCCGGGCCTGCGGGCCGGCCTGATGGAGCGCATGGTGGTCACGCAGGTCTCCCACCCGCACCACGTGTACTGCCAGCTGCACAGCTTCACCGGGGAGGTGGCCCGCCTGGCGGACAGCATGGCGGTAGCCTACGGGGGTCCGGCCCAGGTGGCGAGGGCCGAACCCCCCGCCAAGCCGGGGTCCCCATGCGCAACCTGTGGGCCGGATGGGCGCTGGCACCGGGCCGTGCTGCTGGATGCTTCCAGCCCGCAGCGCCCGGCTCAAGTGCTGCATGTGGACTCGGGCCGGAAGGAGCTGGTCAGCAGTGGGAGCCTGCGCGCCCTGCTGCCCGAGTATTTCCGCCTGCCCGTGGTCACCTACCCGTGCGCTCTGTACGggctgtgggaccagggccagggctgggaccGCTCACAGGTGAGCCGCCTGCGGACGCTCCTCTTGGGCCAGACAGTGAGCGTCAAAGTCGAGTTCTACAGCACCCTGGAGCATGTGTACTACATCACTCTGTATAGGGATGAGGGGATCAACTTTAACAGAGTCTTCGGGGTCCAGGCCTGCTGCTTAGTCGACAGAATGCCGCTTGGGCTCGGGGCAGAAAACAAGgccaggggaggagaagaagaagagggggaggaggaggaggaggaggaggaggaggaggacccagAGTTGCAAAGGACAcctctggcttcctcctcctatGACGAGCTACCCCGCCTCTCTCTGAAAGTGATCCAGTTGAAGGCCAAGGCTTTCTATGATGCCCGGGTGGAGTTCGTGAAAGATCCCTCCGAGTTCTGGGTGCGGCTGAAGAGGCACAACGAGCCATTCGGCCAGCTCGCGAGGAACATGTGTAGTTTCTACTCTTCTGTGGGGAAGATGGACGGGGTCCTCGCCCGGCCCCAGCCTGACCGCGTCTGCTGCGTCAAATGGAAGGACGGCAACTACTTCCGTGCTGTCATCTCTCGGCCGGCGGCAGACAAAAGCGTGGAGGTGCACTTGGTAGACCGGGGCGACATGGGGGTGGTGGGCAGCGACGATGTCAAAGAACTGCTCCCCCAGTTCTGGCAGCTGCCAATCATGGCACTGAAGTGCAGCCTGGCAGGTGCTTGCCCTCTAGGAGGAAAGTGGAGCCCGGAAGCCGTTTCCTACTTCCAAAAGATCGTGCTGCACAAGGAGGTGGTCATCCACGTGCTGGGTAAGGAGGGAGGCCAGTACGCCATCGAGATCTTCGACACAGCCAGGATCGGGGAGGAAAACGTCGGCCGGCGGTTAGCTCAGGCCGGGTATGCCAGATCCCAGGAGCTTGAGGAAGTGGAAGTGGCCACGCCATCTGTCCACTCGGCCAGGCAGGCCGGCAGCCAGCAGGGGGCCGGGGCCTGGTGGGGCGGCGCGGAGCCGAAGCCAGAGGAAGGCGACCGACGGCAACTCCCCGTGGAGCCCCCGTCCGAAAGAGGATCTACCACCAACCCCGTAAGCGTGCCGACCACTCGAGGAAAAGCCAAATGCCCTCCAACTGCCTCCACAGCCCGGCAGGATTACTGGGGCACCGATTCGTGCTACCCCATCCTAGGCCAGTTGGAAGTCGGGAGCACGGTAGAAGTGAAGGTGACCTTTGTCGAAAACCCCGGCAAGTTCTGGTGCCAGCTGACCAGAAACATTCAAGAACTTGCGGGTCTCATGAGCAAAATTCAGGACTACTGCAAAACGTCAGCTATCCCCCACCAGGGGACCGGTCCAGCTTGTTTAGCCAGGCGAGCCGAAAATGGGAAATGGTGCCGGGCTTTGATTTTCGGTGAGGCGCTTCACCCCGAGCAAGTCGAAATCATGTTCATTGACTATGGCAACCGAGAGGTGGTGTCCGTAAAAAATCTCTATGCTATCAGGGAGGACTTTCTTAAATTAAAGGCCCAGGCTTTCAGGTGCAGTCTTTATAACTTGATTCAACCCACTGGCCTGGATCCGTTAGTGTGGGACGAAACAGCCACTGTGGCCTTTCGGGATTTTGTCGGTAGTGCTTGGGAACGCAGTCTGGAATTAAAATGCACAGTATTTGCAGTAGCATCCTTGAACCGTAAGGAGCTTTTCAATATCGTGGACTTAGTTACACCTTTCCAGAGCATCTGCCACTTTTTAACCGAAAAGGGCCACACGCAGCCAGTGCAGTCTCAGAATTCTCTCGCGCCAGGGGTTTGGCTCGAGTCGTATTATTACTCTACACATGACATCaagattggaggagaagaagccgTCTGTGTGACGCACATTGACAATCCGTCGGCATTTTATTGCCAGCTTGCGAGAAGCGCCACTGTACTGGAACGGCTGTCGCGTCGCATCAATCAGGTCGCTCAGGTCTGGCAAAACCTCAGAACCACCATGCTGAGTCCTGGAACCCTGTGCCTTGCAAAGTATAATGACCAAAACTGGTATCGGGCAATAGTGACCGAAAAGGAGATGTCTAAGGAAGTGTTCTTTGTGGACTTTGGAAATACCTACGAGGTGACGCACGATGATCTGCTTCCTCTACCCGGTGATGCCTATGACCTCCTACTTTTGCCAATGCAAGCCATCAAATGTTGCCTGTCTGATGCCTACGACCACATCCCCAAAGAGGTCGCGCTCTGGTTTGAAAAGGCTATCCTGGATCAGCCCTTGAAGGCTATGGTGGTAGCCAAAGATCCCGAAGGCAGACTGGTCATTGAGCTGTACAACGAAAGCGTTCAGATTAACGCAAAATTAAATGAGAAGTTAAGTTTGCTAGGTTACAAAAGCTCCCCAAAGTTGGTAGAAAGTGATGTTTTGCTTTCCACTGTAGCCGCAAGAGAAGAAAAAAGCGAAAATAGGAAATCACCTGTCGGACTTTTAAGTAAATCAGTGGAAAGCACGGGTGGCCCGTCAGAGATCCTGAAAGAATCCTCCAGACCTAAAATCAGTTTAGCCTTTCAAGAAGTGAAACAACCCCAAAGCTCAACAAAGGCCACTCTGTCGACTAAGGGTCCGGATTACATAGATGATCAAGGCTTTGAAGCTGCCATCTTCGACAACAAGGTGCAGGGGTCTCCTATCCAGTCTCCGATAAAACCCATACCCAAAATAGGTGCCTCCATTCCAGAGGACCATGACGACAATGAAGAGTCACCTCTTAAACTGTGCGATCTTCCTCAGAAGAATATTGTTTCTGGTCTTAAAACCAATATCTACGTGTCTCACGTAAACAACCTGTCGGACTTTTACGTGCAGTTAACAGAAGACGAGCTTGAACTCGGTGTTGTTTCAGACAAGTTGAACGGCCCTGCAACGAGACCGGACTCCATCATCAGGCCACCGTATCAAGAGGGAGACTTGATCTGTGCAGTTTTTTCGGAAGATGACTTGTGGTATCGGGCGGTAATCACGGAGAAGCCGTCCGGGGACCTGATCCCCATCCAGTTTATAGATTACGGCAACACCTCAGTTGTGAAGGCTAGCAATATCAGCAGTCTTGTCGGGCCTGTCGCCGCAGTGCCGAAGATGAGCATCCACTGCTCCCTGGGGAGGATTCCGCTCTCTGAAATGACAAACTGCCCCGAGAGTGTGGCTTACTTCTCCCAGAGGACAAACGAGGCCCAGGTAAAGTGCGAGTTTGTAAAACAGGTAGAAGGTACCTGGGAAGTGATCCTACACGACGAGCAGGGAGTGATTGCCGAAGAATTGATGGTCAGGTTCAAGCTGCACGAGGGACCCACAGTCAAGGAAACGCCTGCTCCGGCCCTATCAGACGACGACGGGCTGCAGAGCAGTTTACTTAGCTGGTGCAGGCCGGACATTAAGACTCTAAGAGCTTATGCCACTGTCATAGACGGACCCGAATATTTTTGGTGCCAGTTTGCCGAGACCCCGAACCTGAAGCGCTTAGAAAGAGAAGTTCAGAAAGCAGGAGCGCGAGCGGTGGAGGGCGCGGACCGCATGGTAGTCATTCAGCAGGGCGACGCCTGCATCGTCAAGTGCAGGGAAGATGGGAAATTCTACAGAGCCCTTGTGGCCAGAGTCAGGAGGGACCTCGTAACGGTCAGGCTTGTGGACAACGGGAACGTTGAGAATTTTGGCCGAGAGGTCATCTGGCACATCCCTGATGAGCTCTTGTCCATACCCATGCAGGCCTTCCCATGCTGCCTGGCAGGACTCAGCACCTTGGAGGGGGTCTGTTCGACCGAGGCCAAGAACTATTTTTTTGAAATCGTGACGAGAGACGTATTGGACGTCACTGTGGTAGAGTTCAAGAGCGATGCCTGCAATGTGCCTCTAGCAGTGGTGGGGTTGAAGTGTAATGGGGAGAGCATCGGTGAAAAAATGAAGAAATTCTCCAAGTTCGACACTGCGAACAGATACACGGTCAAGGCAAGCTTCTCGAGCACTTGGCCGGAGAGGAAGAAAGATCGACGCTTAGAAGCACCTCACATGCACAGGCCCGAAGTTGGaactggagaaaggaggagggtttCCAGGGGCGGTCTGCTTTGTCCGGAGCTAAGTTGGAGCGACCGCTACTTGAACAATGCCACAAACAGTTTGGAGACATTTAAAGATAACACCGGTGTGGTACAGAAAGATGTGGCTCAAGCCTGTTGCATAGAAAAGACAAAGGTCGATGAGCGCTCACCTCGGatttctggatttgaacccctttctcctcaggggAGCAAACTGAAGGAGGTGTTTGAATTGGATTCTCTTGAAATACCACTTTCTCTAGATGATGAATCGAAGGAGTTCGTAGAACTGGAGTCATTGGAGCTGCAACTCTCCCTTACTGGTGATGAACCAAAAGAAGAGTTGGAACTGAAACCACCAAGAGTGCAGGTTTCTCAGAGTTACGAAGTCAAGTTTCTGCCACTGAAGCCCTATtctgtgcctctgtcacttgGTTGTAAGGCAGAAGACCGAGAAGCAAAACCCCAACCCATGCGGTTTCCCGTGGATGATGACGTTCAATCGTTTGCCTCAGAAATGAGCCCCAAAGACCAGATGATGCACGTGGAGGACCTGAAAGAACCAAGTGGCGCAAAATCCTCTGGCTGTGAGACCCACAGGATTTCTGTTCGCAAAAGGAACCGTGGTTCAGAAATGCAGAACGAATGCCCCTTTTATGAAGTGTTTGGGGACTACAGAAATATTGTCGTTGAGTTCCAGACCAGCCAGCTCTCAGATGAAGAATCCAGTATGGGGGAAGACGAGAGGATTCTATCTACAAAACATGTTGCAG GTGAAAATGTATATTCTCTAGATGGATTTACGGTTGGCTCTAAGTGTGTCGTGTGGTCGAGTCTGAACAAAACATGGTCTGAGTGTCAGATCTTGGAAATCACTGAGGATGGTACCAGG GTTCTGAACCTTTTGAATGGTATCGAAGACTTCGTGAGCCCTGAAAATGTTTGGAATGGAATACCAAAGTCAGATACGAACCCCTGTGAT GTGGTTTTTCAAACTTCAGAAGAGAATGCCAGCTCTAACCCCTTAGAGGATACTACAGCTGAAg CTTCAGGCTTGCCCCTCGTATTACCAGAAAGGAGCTCTGCTAATGACTCGGCTTTAAGCATGAAGGCTGAGATGGGGCCTAGCAATTCAGACAACACCCCTGAATTTGTGAGGTCGTCTTTACAGGAGTTAAACCAAGAAGGTTCCGGTGAACTGTGA